The Anomaloglossus baeobatrachus isolate aAnoBae1 chromosome 5, aAnoBae1.hap1, whole genome shotgun sequence genome includes the window gcccggagccgaatgaatcaggaagtgaccgtatcttctGTTTACAGCtggatagctgtgatcagcagatagtgcagagcgatcggattgctgatcgctatagccccctagggggactagtaaaataaaaaaaaaaaaaaaaagttttaaaaaccccccctaaaagttcaaatcactcccctttcaccccattgaaaattaaagggttaaaaaaaaaaagcacatattttgtatcgccgcattcagaaatgcccaatcaaaatataaaatcaattaatctgattggtaaacggcgtagttgcaaaaaaattccaaacgccaaaattacgttttttggttgccgcaagttttacgcaaaatgcaataagaggcgataaaaacgtagcatctgtgcaaaactggtaccattaaaaacgtcagctcgagacgcaaaaaataagcagtcactgagccataaatcccaaaaaatgagaacgctacgggtttcggaaaatggcgcaaaacgtacgccacttttattggacaagcttgtgaattttttttaacgccttagatacaagtaaacctatacatgtttggtgtctacaaactcgcaccgacctcaggcatcatacccacacatcagttttaccatatagtgaacacggttaataaaacatcccaaaaactattgtgccatcacactttttttgcagtttttccacactttgaatttttttgctgttttccagtacaccttatggtttcatttaaaagtacaacttgtcccgcaaaaaacaagccctcatatggcaagattgacggaaaactaaaaaagttacggctctcggaatgcaaaaccggaaagtgcccgggggctgaagtggttaactcagatgttgccaataaaccaatcagaagcttccaTAGACATGACATCataatatgggctgtcccatattgtttaaaggcatagtactcttagtatatgtacattttatactttgcagaaagtaatacaaatgccttaaaacattctctctctctctctctcattattctggcatttggcaaaaatataaataattttggtttctaattgacctaaaacgggaaaggtttattctgatttcatgtcagatagtgagaaaaacctgcatatgtgtctttttagatagtgtatgtaaacttctggtttcaactgtatataatatattaggTACAGCAGTgcaatgcagtatgtgatgaatattttttcataggaatttgggaaagttatgaaatgtccttccACAGTTACATTCTCCACCTTTACTAGACTTTTCATAAGTGGTTTATGGGCAATTTTATCATCTGCACATAAGTCCTACAGATCCCAAATGCAGCATTATCAAACATGGCAGGTGAATCTGGAAAGTAACGTTCACACCAGTTCTGGAATTTATTTCACTTCATACCTCCTCCTCCCTCTTTAAGCTTTCAGGCTGGGCCAGCTGAAAGAGGCAGTCATATACCGGATTAACCAAGGCCAGCATTGGCATGTTATTGACCTGCAGGGAGATATATACAGAGATGAGCAGAGCTAAGCAACACATCGATCAGAAAATGTAGAGAATAAAAGGATTCTGTGATACTTACTCTTAAATAGTCAAAAATATTGCAGATAAAGCTGACGTAGCAGACCCATTCCTGCACGGAGCGAGCCCTCAGCTCTTCCCGGTTCTGATACTCAGTTTGTAGCCGGTTCAAGAGTGAGAATCGGAAGACGCTGCGCCCGGATTCTTTACTCTCTGCCTGAAGGATAGAAGGCAAGCCTATATTGTAAGAACCACAAACGTCTTTAAACTATTAATAAGATTTCCGGTGAGTACAGGAAGCTACTGCGCCTATAGGTCGTGTAACGATATATAGGTAACATATGACAGCATTGTCTTGTGCATGGATCTTTACAAATAACATTATTCGAGGCAAGTGGATGGAGAATGAGtagtgcccccccccctcctcccccacacaCTTTTAACACCCATAGTCAAGAGGATTAAGTAAGCAGCTCACTTGAGAACCTTAAAAAGAGGTTCTCTGgaattagacaaaaaaaaaaaaaaaatatactaccTAAAGGAAATGTCATTATTGAACACATTTCTACATGCCTTTAATTAGCAAATCACACTCATTTTGTCTGCAGAGGTAATCACTATTGAATTAAAATGGCCACTGCCTTGTTAcactaacaaaaaaaacaaaaacagttctAGAATTAGGACAGTAGCCAGTGAGCATGAGCAATACGAGGCTCCTACACTTATCTGGATATAGCTTGACAGGACATGATATAGGTTATCTCCAGGCATTCAGAAAGGACAGCAAtgcgagcagcctcttcttaccaaaGTACTCCTGGTATCTCTGGTATTAGATCAGAAATACAGGGTGGACAGCAATGTCAGCAgtctcttacctcagcactcctggtatctccagtattagatcagaaatacAAGGAAACCAAGGGTATGAGTGGCCTTCTCTTACCTCAGCACTTCTAGTATTTCCAATATTTGATCAGaaaggacagcagtgtgagcagcgtcttcttacctctagtatctccagtattagatcagaaagactggGTTGACAGCCGTGTGAGTGGCATTTGGTTACCGCAGCGCTCCCGGTATCTTTATGTTAATTCAGAATACTCAATACTCACTTGGAGCACATCTTTCTTCACATGAAGGGTAGGGGcaaagcttcctactgcacatgctcacaggctccTGTTCTATTAGCATTCTAGGACAAGTTTCTTTCAATGTAACAAGGCAGTGGTCATGTTTAGTCACTAGATTACCTCCCTGGGCAAAATGAGTGTGattcaataaataaatgtatttagaTATTTATTTAGGCTGGAGCTACATGATGACTTTGGCCATGACACAGGTAACGCAACGAAAACATTGTTGTATGCAGCATAATACAAATGAATGTATTTATTTTAGTCACTGATACAATGCCCCTAGCAGTGCcagttccacagcactttacaggcatcatcatcatcatcccaattggggctcacaatctaaatttcctagggtaccagtatgtctttggagtaaatGAAGTCACATTGCAACCTACAAATTAAAGTGACATGCAAGTCGCAAAAAAAGCACaacaaatgttgatttttttttgttcaagaataaatgtggattgtcgtGCATGGGAAAacgtcccctgaaaataagccccagcgcATTTTTCGAAGCAAAAAATATTATAAGACTCTGCCTTATTTTCAGGGACACACAGTATTTCTCTCAACACTCTCCTTTCTCATATGCACCCCTGAACATATTATATAAGAAGACCTTTCAACAATTTTTTTCATACTGAATTTGAAATGTGATGAAGTAGTGGCTACAGAGcaaaacaaaattatttttttttgcccctctTGTTTAGTTGCtagcacctaatgagttaacttttatTAAGTCTAAATTGGTGTTATCAGTTTCCAGTAGGGGCGTGtacttcttctccctgtatgatgttgaccaatcataaAGCAGGCAGCAGCATTCAGGGGAAAAAAAAGAACACTCCTTATCATAGCTAaggtcagagtcacacttgcaagtgactcggcAAGTCTCGCATTGGCATCACATGGAACGGCCTCACCCTCTCCAGACAGGTGCGTCTCAGTTGCATATAAATACaaacagccgacctgctcctgcgaGGAGAGTgtgggctgtgccgggtgatgccaaTGCAAGACTCGccaagtcactcacaagtgtgactccagccttagagcaGGTTATTCAGGGTGTGAGATGTAATCACGCTTAGGTCTGTTGTGCTAAAGAGCAACTTGTACTCGCTctgtcattacatctcacacagaaATAATTTGCTCCTGTGTGAGCTGTAGTGACAGCCTGCTCTGATCTCACTGTAGAATGATTACAAATTGCTCTGAACACAGCAGACATAAGCGTGATAACTGACACATCTCTGGAAAATAGTGTGGGGGTGGAGCAGTACAGCAGAGGGGACCCTGCTAGGAGAAAAGTAAAGCTGATAAAAGATTTTATAATATTACACGGCTAAACTGAGCTGTACCAAACCGCCCCCCATACAGGCCATATCTGAAACTTGTTAAGTCATCTgtactttctaatcatgcaggaggttagaccaggagctcaGGTTGTCTGTCATACATTGCATTCACTGAGAAACCTACTGTCATCTATTATGACTGTGTCTTCTTTCCTTTGAAtggtgctgcctgcttatgattgggcagCTTCATACAGGGAGAAGTACACGCCGCCAATAAAAACTGATAACATCCACCTTGACTTAAAAGGTTAACACATTAGGTGCCAACAATTGTGTTTGCttaaaccagaggtctcaaacatgtggcCCCGAAGGCTGCGTCTTGCAGCCCACAGACACCTAGACCCCATGACTATTGCGGCCCGGTACATGGGTCCGCCGCCGTCAGCGCTTCCCTGCAGGTGAATTTGCAGCACCTCGCAGAGACGCATGTCTGTACacatctttactaatggcagctgccgccggccaatcagaggccagcagccaaTGTGGGTCTATTCTGATTGGCCGGTGTGGCTGCTGTTCGTAAAAATGTGAGAAGTGCTGCAAACTGTTCCTTAGAAGGAAAACGCTGAAGGAGGTGGCCCCATGTATGTACCGGGCTGCAATCGTCCCGGGCTCTAGGTGCCTGCGGGCTGCAAGCAGGTAAGGAAAAaagggaacggaggagaggtgagaagaatcttttttttattGTATGTGAACAACGTCATACCAGGGgatacaggatgggacattatcacagcgcagggcacaatatgggcacactaCCAcaaggcacaatatgggcacattactacaaggaggcaatatgggcacattactacaaggaggcaatatgggcacattactacaaggaggcaatatgggcatattactacaaggaggcaatatgggcacattactacaaggaggcaatatgggcacattactacaaagaggcaatatgggcacattactacaaagaggcaatatgggcacattactacaaggaggcaatatgggcacattactacaaggaggcaatatgggcacattaccacagggcccaatatgggcaaattactacaaggggacaatatgggcacattaccacagggcccaatataagcacattactacatggggacaatatgggcacattactacaggattgggacattactaaaagCTGAGAACCAGCAGGAAATattactacaaaatgttggccaaaattactgtaTGGTGATAATTGTAAAACATTACTTTAAAGAAGGggatacaatgtaaaaaaaaaaaaataaagaaataaatcaaAATGAAGAATGGACTTTTCCctattaaaaatactttatataTACACACTGAAATAAAAAAGTGCACATTCATTATAATAAACGAGCGAAAAATGTTCAAATAACGTGATCCAAAAGGTGTACAGAAACAAATAAGCGCTCCctaaaaatgtcactgggtccaTTAAAGAATGCagcccctcaaatattttttttttctatgtacggCCCTTATactcagctgagtttgagacccctggcttcaacaaaacaaataaaaaatttcTTCCACTTAGCAGCCGACTTCACTTGAAATATTTGGTGGATGGTCTATTTAAAGGGGCTTCCACCTTTGGAAATAATTTCTTATattacctaaatgcatgcattttaaaacatttttgcaattgggATTCATTCAAAATTTACAGGTTATTTGTTCCTCTGTATTTCCATTTTTGATGTTCTCGTGTTCCGAAATAAACTAAGAAAAAAATACGGATAACAATTTGAAACTCCATAGTGCGGTGACTGATGCGTTCTGAGCTAATTCTGCAgtcagcaatagacagtgcaacacagaggctatagaaggcaaTTGGGGCAAAACTTGTAATTAAACCGAATTTGTAATATGGCTTTTAGCCTTAAATAAATGTAGTTATGTCCCCAAAAGATATTTGGACCCAAAGGTGGACAACATCTTTAAGTTATAAAGCTGTATTCTTAAGGTCCTTTTCTTATTCTGGCTTTATGCTTCCTTGACAGCAACATATATTATAGACTGAAAAGTGAGTATCACATAGAGACTGCTGAGAGCCTATCTACTATCTTACCTGAATGATCGTGTAGCACATCTTCCCGGCTTCTCTGCTGAACGTAGCATCTCGAAGGGACTGTTCTACAATCACATTAGCCACCTTCTCCAGATCTACATTGGATGGCTCTGTCAGAGGATGAGATCCTTGTGATAAAGTCACAGGTACACAGAAGATACCACAGGACACAGCTTCACAGACCTTCAGTATTACTAACCTTTTAAAGCGGTCTTAAGAAGAGTTTGAGTTTCAGCGTCAAAGACTTGGATCTTGTATTCTTCCCCCATGGTCCTGAGTGAGGGAAACACGGCAAGAGGAAAAAAATCCTTGAAAATAAATGAGAGATCAGAACTAAAAACAGCCACAACCTGCTCAGCACTGTACTTATGTAATCAGGCTATGGATGTGATATATGGCTGTAAAGTCATAGTCTACAATTATGTCCAATTGGGACATTACATAAGGAGGGTTCCCACTCACAGCCAATTACCCGCTGCTCTTGTGGAGGATATCAGTCCATGTGTACACAGATGACTAGTCATGCAAATGGCTGCTAGATTGTACTATTGTGCCATTGTAGTCACCaaatgtaaaggcccagtcacacacaacgacttaccagcgatcccgaaaacgatgcgacctgatagggatcgctggtaagtcgctgggaggtcgcaggtgagatgtcacagtcagatcttaccagcgatgcaggaacaatacaggtcgcagtagcgacctgtataacgatctcagcagtcgctgtgatcctgtcacacagtgtcaaacacagcgatgtgtcctgcccagctggacatcgcctttgaagacaatggtctggaccattcggcaatgactagagatctcacagcagggcctgatcgctggtaggtgtcacataacgagatcgctaacgggatcggaaATCGTGACTCCGctgcgatctcgatagcgatctcgttatgtgtgacggtaccttaacatctAGCACAGTCAGTAGCAATCTGCAGATAATGGTGTTCTGAAGCTGTGCAGACGCCAGCTGCTGGGAAGATATTAACTTTATTCCTCATGGTAGCCTTGGGCTTTCAGTCGTAGAAGAGTGGTCACTCTGACTTCAGTCACCTCTCAGTGTACCGTGAGTGGCGGTTGTAACTAcatcccagcactgactgacagccggcacagcagtgatacattgttgaGCTGGCTGGCAGTCAGTGGCGTGGATACAGCCGCCACTCACCATGTACTGAGCTGAGCGGTGACTTAATACTAGAGGCTGACAGAAGTAATAAAGTTGATTTCCTCCTGGTACCCAGGCTTACAGGCGGTGGACAAATcgcttcagaacactattaacctccaGATTagctccatatctgcaggttaatagtgttttttaaaTTGAAAGTTACCTTTCAGACACAAGTCTCGAGATTTTTCAAGGCAAAGCCACTTTGCTAACGGTTTTGTTCTCTTTTTTTTGGGGCAGTGCCACCACCGGCCTCTTTTTTTTTCTCAATCATTTATACCATAGCTAGTGAGCTGCTGTACATAACGTCTAATTTTTGAGGTGGTTTTTCAGGTGGCATCagtttgaaaaaggaaaaaaaaaaataatatccatAGTCTACCATAGCACATATGCTCTTCCGTGACTGTTTACGTCACATTTATGGGATCACGTAGGTGTATATATACAGGTGTAATCACCTAACCCTAATGCACATCACTATACAAAGGGATATGTCAGCCACAGGCTTACATATTAACCACAAAATAAAAAAGCCTGTGCAGTAAACCTTCTCCAATGGCCATCTATACAGGCGAGCACAACAGGCTATGCTTACCTATACAGAAAAAAGCAAAAAGAGTACACCTGCCCACTGTACAGTAACAGGATGCACTTTCAGAATCCATTGTGGGTATATGTTTATTTCATTTATCAGACTGTGTTGTAACCTTCACACTTAGGCGGAAGCTGACTGCGCCTTTTAAATCTATGGATcccataaggctggtttcacacctccggttttagcagtgagGATAaagccggctctaaaacctatgcaacatatgtggcgaaaaaaccgcatcctttgcataagtttttacatgcggcctgcggcggccggatgcggtttttgccgcatccggcatccataggcatgcattggaaaaagcgcagcatcggccggatgcggcgcaatgcgttttttttgccggaccgaatgcaaggccatgtggcacaatccagcactaatgaaagtctatgcggaaaaaacgcaaccagcggcaaaaaaacacggttgctttttttctgcaaagagccggattgtgccgctcaggaaaaaacggatgtgtgaaagcagcctaaggctggtttcacactacgtttatttaacatccgtccataacgtttttttagcggaaaaaacggatccagtgcaaatgcgttttcacttcaatgcatttgcaatggactcgcgtccacctgcgttcgcatgcgtttgcgtgcgttagacacaggatccgtacttttgcgttattttaacatgtttcaaaaacgctacttgtagcgttttttacctttgtcaaaataacgcatctcacaggatccttcacgttgcgccgcgagctgcaatgcatttcaatgagcgctggatcctgcctagcagaatgcgttgagttgcgttgtaacaggatcctgcttttgtactgagcatgcccagaaccagtctcgcgtgatctgtctctctctcctcctccctccctccctcaccctctctatctctgtctttcccccttcctccccttcctctctttcccacctgagagctgcggacactcgtaaccaaggtaaatatcgggtaaccacttctcttagttacccaatgtttacgttggttacgtgtgcaggcagccctgctcctagcagctgcagacactcgtaaccaagataaatatcgggtatccaagcccgatgtttaccttggttacgagcgtctgcagctgtcagaagccggctcccagtatggcacgtttagttcccctcactcccgatcacatgactccaatgcccgcccctaaacatccagtgacaggatcctgcaaagttagggtatgtgcgcacgttgctttttacctgcttttttgctgctttttcttctgcgctgtttaatgccaaaatggatgtgttcttctattcaagcaaagtctatgggaatttgggtttcttgttcacactatgttgttcaaaatgctgcctttttgtggcagaactttggtcaaaaactcagctttgcagtgcaaaacccaaatggcaaaaacaattgacatgttgcttctttgaaaagctgagtttttgaccaaagttctgccacaaaaaggcagcattttgaacaacatagtgtgaacaagaaacccaaattcccatagactttgcttgaatagaagaacacatccattttggcattaaacagcgcagaagaaaaagcagcaaaaaagcaggtaaaaagcaggtaaaaagcaacgtgcgcacataccctaagacatgcgtttgcatgcgtttttgctgtaaaagcaggatccgcttttgcagcaaaaaaacgttcaggacgcatgttaaaaagacgtagtgtgaaagcagcctaacccataTGGCAGCAGTATGAATAGAAACCACATATACAGACCTCCTGGGGATCAAAGAAAGACAGCCAGGGCATATGGTATATAGAAGAACAGTGGTGACATTATGGAAACTAGGTGGGCAGCAGCTACACGAAGGCCCAGCCAGGAGGGGGCACCCACCCTGCTGCTCAGTGATTGCCGAGAGCTGAGCATAGGGACATGCAGCTGCAGTAGGTCATTATACAGAGCAGGGTGCAGCCATAGTGCCAGGAGCTGATGGGATCCCCCACTACATCACACCTGTCACTAATAAATCACACAGGTCACTGATAGCGCAGCATCTGCCATTCTCCGGATGATTGCATGCTCCGACACTCACCTGTTAGCCGTGCACCGCCATCATGGCCGCACAGGAGCTGTTACCTCTATAAGGAGAGATTCTCAGGCGAGGCCCCGGCTGGAGTAGTAGTAGGCCGCAGTAATCTCCACACACAGCGACACCTAGCGGGAATCTGCACATATAGCGTCACCTGCAAGGACAAGGGAAACAGCGACACCTAGTGGGAATCTGCATATACAGCGTCACGGACAAGGGGAACAGCGACACCTAGCGGGGATCTGCACATACAGCGTCACCTGCAAGGACAAGGGGAAGAGCGACACCTAGTGGGAATCTGCATATACAGCGTCACCGACAAGGGGAACAGCGACACCTAGTGGGAATCTGCACATACAGCGTCACCTGCAAGAAGAAGGGGAATAGCGACACCTAGCGGGAATTTGCACATACAGCGTCACCTGCaagaagaaggggaagagcgacACCTAGTGGGAATCTGCACATACAGCGTCACCTGCAAGAAGAAGGGGAATAGCGACACCTAGCGGGAATCTGCACATGTAGCGTCACCTGCAAGGACAAGGGAAACAGCGACACCTAGTGGGGATCTGCACATACAGCGTCACCTGCAAGGACAAGGGAAACAGCGACACCTAGTGGGGATCTGCACATACAGCGTCACCTGCAAGAAGAAGGGGAATAGCGACACCTAGCGGGGATCTGCATATACAGCGTCACCGACAAGGGGAATAGCGACACCTAGCGGGGATCTGCATATACAGCGTCACCGACAAGGGGAACAGCGACACCTAGCGGGGATCTGCACATACAGCGTCACCTGCAAGAAGGGGAATAGCGACACCTAGCGGGAATCTGCATATACAGCGTCACCGACAAGGGGAACAGCGACACCTAGCGGGGATCTGCACATACAGCGTCACCTGCAAGAAGGGGAATAGCGACACCTAGCGGGAATCTGCATATACAGCGTCACCGACAAGGGGAACAGCGACACCTAGCGGGGATCTGCACATACAGCGTCACCTGCAAGAAGAAGGGGAATAGCGACACCTAGCGGGAATCTGCACATGTAGCGTCACCTGCAAGGACAAGGGGAAGAGCGACACCTAGTGGGAATCTGCATATACAGCGTCACCGACAAGGGGAACAGCGACACCTAGTGGGAATCTGCACATACAGCGTCACCTGCAAGAAGAAGGGGAATAGCGACACCTAGCGGGAATTTGCACATACAGCGTCACCTGCaagaagaaggggaagagcgacACCTAGTGGGAATCTGCACATACAGCGTCACCTGCAAGAAGAAGGGGAATAGCGACACCTAGCGGGAATCTGCACATGTAGCGTCACCTGCAAGGACAAGGGGAACAGCGACACCTAGTGGGAATCTGCAAATACAGCGTCACCGACAAGGGGAACAGCGACACCTAGCGGGGATCTGCACATGTAGCGTCACCTGCAAGGACAAGGGGAACAGCGACACCTAGTGGGAATCTGCACATACAGCGTCACCTGCAAGGACAAGGGAAACAGCGACACCTAGTGGGGATCTGCACATACAGCGTCACCTGCAAGAAGAAGGGGAATAGCGACACCTAGCGGGGATCTGCATATACAGCGTCACCGACAAGGGGAATAGCGACTCCTAGCGGGGATCTGCACATACAGCGTCACCTGCAAGAAGGGGAATAGCGACACCTAGCGGGAATCTGCATATACAGCGTCACCGACAAGGGGAACAGCGACACCTAGCGGGGATCTGCACATACAGCGTCACCTGCAAGAAGGGGAATAGCGACACCTAGCGGGAATCTGCATATACAGCGTCACCGACAAGGGGAACAGCGACACCTAGCGG containing:
- the MIF4GD gene encoding MIF4G domain-containing protein — protein: MGEEYKIQVFDAETQTLLKTALKEPSNVDLEKVANVIVEQSLRDATFSREAGKMCYTIIQAESKESGRSVFRFSLLNRLQTEYQNREELRARSVQEWVCYVSFICNIFDYLRVNNMPMLALVNPVYDCLFQLAQPESLKREEEVDCLVLQLHKVGEQLEKVNAQRMDELFSLLRDSFLLQGGLGSLAQLLLLEMIEYRAAGWKMTDAAQKYYYSEVSD